Proteins encoded by one window of Octopus bimaculoides isolate UCB-OBI-ISO-001 chromosome 4, ASM119413v2, whole genome shotgun sequence:
- the LOC106877082 gene encoding uncharacterized protein LOC106877082 isoform X2, which produces MDSVLPKQDIKKLRPPNRKCIDDHLSQIKEKSKLLKQYVNEEESIQQTLKDVCTERSEYTKLQSQNISDLKLLKSEIIQKNNTLSNLQSGLTYKNENKINEAIKNLERQLNCNNFTLREEKKIVAEIDSLKRSKKPLANYRAQKKEIDELRAQQTKKRKENDDFYHKIHHLRDKEEEKQKRSVFLQKSIKELHSEIDKLEEQKKILLADFKKQEKDYNVMKDIARKKKHKRTQPQEEEKTQHEKITNYIREETVASPNPNAKRIQHCNILINYLQQFTSFNAVLGSSPLPSPSEEFVSVPGPALEIKDDDGAKYVLLKKSNDTFFKEFSVNNRQNKKSRKGRKKTSNKPLAHSPEIFSLFESVNLPPTSNFCDIFSTIDKLQQLKNQLEKSGLQKDNCKENGSVASDDICLSDSGYSADGSAVCDLSRQVSHRGSTDTISNTTNLLDINQMSDPSSKSTTVSSPEVESNEVEDEESSESDGNSSPLSLNKERLSMILDNVRRLSVEDTFDSTDFDSENQTNSDLK; this is translated from the exons ACATAAAGAAGCTTCGTCCTCCAAATCGGAAGTGTATAGATGATCACTTATctcaaataaaagagaaaagcaagcttctt AAACAATATGTAAATGAGGAAGAAAGTATTCAACAGACGTTGAAAGATGTGTGCACTGAACGGAGTGAATACACTAAACTGCAAAGTCAGAATATTTCAGATTTGAAATTGCTTAAATCTGAAATCATTCAAAAg AACAATACCTTATCAAATTTGCAATCAGGTTTAACGTACAAGAATGAAAACAAGATAAATGAAGCTATCAA GAATTTGGAGCGGCAATTAAACTGTAACAACTTTACACTtcgtgaagaaaaaaaaattgttgcagAGATAGACAGCTTGAAGAGATCTAAGAAACCTTTAGC GAACTATAGGGCACAAAAGAAGGAAATTGATGAACTCAGGGCACAACAGACAAAAAAACGCAAAGAAAAtgat GACTTCTATCACAAAATTCATCACCTTCgggataaagaagaagaaaaacaaaaacgttcAGTGTTCTTACAGAAAAGCATTAAAGAACTGCATTCAG aaattgaTAAGttagaagaacaaaagaaaatacttttagCAGATttcaagaaacaagaaaaagactaCAATGTCATGAAAGACATTGCTCGTAAGAAGAAACACAAACGTACTCAAcctcaagaagaagaaaaaacgcagcatgaaaaaataactaattatatAAG GGAAGAAACAGTTGCTTCTCCAAACCCTAATGCCAAACGTATTCAGCATTGCAACATATTAATTAATTACCTACAACAGTTTACCAGTTTCAATGCAGTTTTAGGTTCTAGTCCATTACCCTCACCATCTGAAGAATTTGTGTCTGTTCCAG GTCCTGCTTTAGAGATCAAAGATGATGATGGCGccaaatatgttttattaaagaAAAGCAATGATACCTTCTTTAAAGAATTTAGTGTAAATAATcgtcaaaataaaaaaagtcGAAAAGGACGGAAAAAAACTTCT AACAAGCCTTTAGCACATTCTCCggagatattttctttgtttgaaaGTGTTAATTTGCCACCCACTTCAAATTTCTGTGACATTTTCTCAACAATTGATAAACTCCAACAGTTAAAG aacCAACTAGAAAAATCAGGACTACAAAAGGATAATTGTAAAGAAAATGGTAGTGTTGCTTCAGATGATATTTGCTTAAGTGACTCTGGTTATTCAGCTGATGGAAGTGCTGTGTGTGATCTTTCTCGTCAGGTTAGTCACCGAGGAAGTACAGACACGATTTCTAATACTACCAATTTATTAGACATCAACCAGATGAGTGATCCAAGTAGCAAATCCACAACAGTGTCCTCACCAGAAGTTGAAAGCAATGAGGTAGAAGACGAGGAAAGTTCTGAAAGTGATGGAAACAGTTCACCGTTATCTTTAAATAAAGAAAGATTATCTATGATTTTAGACAATGTACGTCGGTTATCTGTCGAAGATACATTTGATAGTACTGACTTTGATAGTGAGAACCAAACAAATTCTGACTTAAAATAA
- the LOC106877082 gene encoding uncharacterized protein LOC106877082 isoform X1 produces MFIDQLTTFTFINDIKKLRPPNRKCIDDHLSQIKEKSKLLKQYVNEEESIQQTLKDVCTERSEYTKLQSQNISDLKLLKSEIIQKNNTLSNLQSGLTYKNENKINEAIKNLERQLNCNNFTLREEKKIVAEIDSLKRSKKPLANYRAQKKEIDELRAQQTKKRKENDDFYHKIHHLRDKEEEKQKRSVFLQKSIKELHSEIDKLEEQKKILLADFKKQEKDYNVMKDIARKKKHKRTQPQEEEKTQHEKITNYIREETVASPNPNAKRIQHCNILINYLQQFTSFNAVLGSSPLPSPSEEFVSVPGPALEIKDDDGAKYVLLKKSNDTFFKEFSVNNRQNKKSRKGRKKTSNKPLAHSPEIFSLFESVNLPPTSNFCDIFSTIDKLQQLKNQLEKSGLQKDNCKENGSVASDDICLSDSGYSADGSAVCDLSRQVSHRGSTDTISNTTNLLDINQMSDPSSKSTTVSSPEVESNEVEDEESSESDGNSSPLSLNKERLSMILDNVRRLSVEDTFDSTDFDSENQTNSDLK; encoded by the exons ACATAAAGAAGCTTCGTCCTCCAAATCGGAAGTGTATAGATGATCACTTATctcaaataaaagagaaaagcaagcttctt AAACAATATGTAAATGAGGAAGAAAGTATTCAACAGACGTTGAAAGATGTGTGCACTGAACGGAGTGAATACACTAAACTGCAAAGTCAGAATATTTCAGATTTGAAATTGCTTAAATCTGAAATCATTCAAAAg AACAATACCTTATCAAATTTGCAATCAGGTTTAACGTACAAGAATGAAAACAAGATAAATGAAGCTATCAA GAATTTGGAGCGGCAATTAAACTGTAACAACTTTACACTtcgtgaagaaaaaaaaattgttgcagAGATAGACAGCTTGAAGAGATCTAAGAAACCTTTAGC GAACTATAGGGCACAAAAGAAGGAAATTGATGAACTCAGGGCACAACAGACAAAAAAACGCAAAGAAAAtgat GACTTCTATCACAAAATTCATCACCTTCgggataaagaagaagaaaaacaaaaacgttcAGTGTTCTTACAGAAAAGCATTAAAGAACTGCATTCAG aaattgaTAAGttagaagaacaaaagaaaatacttttagCAGATttcaagaaacaagaaaaagactaCAATGTCATGAAAGACATTGCTCGTAAGAAGAAACACAAACGTACTCAAcctcaagaagaagaaaaaacgcagcatgaaaaaataactaattatatAAG GGAAGAAACAGTTGCTTCTCCAAACCCTAATGCCAAACGTATTCAGCATTGCAACATATTAATTAATTACCTACAACAGTTTACCAGTTTCAATGCAGTTTTAGGTTCTAGTCCATTACCCTCACCATCTGAAGAATTTGTGTCTGTTCCAG GTCCTGCTTTAGAGATCAAAGATGATGATGGCGccaaatatgttttattaaagaAAAGCAATGATACCTTCTTTAAAGAATTTAGTGTAAATAATcgtcaaaataaaaaaagtcGAAAAGGACGGAAAAAAACTTCT AACAAGCCTTTAGCACATTCTCCggagatattttctttgtttgaaaGTGTTAATTTGCCACCCACTTCAAATTTCTGTGACATTTTCTCAACAATTGATAAACTCCAACAGTTAAAG aacCAACTAGAAAAATCAGGACTACAAAAGGATAATTGTAAAGAAAATGGTAGTGTTGCTTCAGATGATATTTGCTTAAGTGACTCTGGTTATTCAGCTGATGGAAGTGCTGTGTGTGATCTTTCTCGTCAGGTTAGTCACCGAGGAAGTACAGACACGATTTCTAATACTACCAATTTATTAGACATCAACCAGATGAGTGATCCAAGTAGCAAATCCACAACAGTGTCCTCACCAGAAGTTGAAAGCAATGAGGTAGAAGACGAGGAAAGTTCTGAAAGTGATGGAAACAGTTCACCGTTATCTTTAAATAAAGAAAGATTATCTATGATTTTAGACAATGTACGTCGGTTATCTGTCGAAGATACATTTGATAGTACTGACTTTGATAGTGAGAACCAAACAAATTCTGACTTAAAATAA